Proteins encoded together in one Aminipila butyrica window:
- a CDS encoding phosphate propanoyltransferase: protein MDKSEAVLKLLLEAVQSSIAGQAQQESNEIPVGVSNRHIHLSQSDLNSLFGEGCQLTKMKELSQPGQYACKETVTICGPKGAIEKVRVLGPVRSKTQVEVLTGDCFKLGVPAQARLSGELTGTPGITIIGPKGSVQTTEGLIVAQRHIHMTPADAQRFGVADGQTVSIKAGGPKGGIYSNVAVRANDASALECHLDTEEANAMGLGSSAKITIVK from the coding sequence ATGGATAAAAGTGAAGCTGTATTAAAACTTTTACTGGAAGCTGTACAAAGCAGTATCGCCGGACAGGCGCAGCAGGAAAGCAATGAGATTCCGGTAGGGGTTTCAAACAGGCACATCCACCTTTCTCAGTCCGATTTAAACAGCTTGTTTGGCGAAGGCTGCCAGTTGACCAAGATGAAGGAGCTGTCTCAGCCAGGGCAATATGCCTGCAAGGAGACGGTGACCATTTGCGGTCCAAAGGGAGCGATTGAAAAGGTCCGGGTATTAGGACCGGTAAGAAGCAAGACCCAGGTAGAAGTGCTGACAGGAGACTGCTTTAAGCTGGGCGTACCCGCTCAGGCCAGGCTGTCAGGTGAACTGACCGGTACGCCGGGAATCACTATCATCGGGCCGAAGGGTTCTGTGCAGACCACAGAGGGCTTAATTGTTGCGCAGAGGCACATTCACATGACACCGGCAGACGCTCAGCGTTTTGGTGTAGCAGATGGGCAGACGGTGAGCATCAAGGCAGGAGGACCAAAGGGCGGTATCTACAGCAATGTAGCGGTACGGGCCAATGATGCGTCCGCCCTGGAATGTCACTTAGATACGGAAGAAGCCAATGCCATGGGCCTTGGTTCATCCGCAAAGATTACTATTGTAAAATAA
- the eutM gene encoding ethanolamine utilization microcompartment protein EutM — MKYDALGMIETKGLVGSIEAADAMVKAANVTLIGKEFVGGGLVTVMVRGDVGAVKAATDAGAAAAQRVGELISVHVIPRPHAEVETILPAVKEK; from the coding sequence ATGAAATATGATGCATTAGGAATGATTGAAACAAAGGGTTTAGTAGGTTCTATCGAAGCAGCAGATGCGATGGTAAAGGCAGCAAACGTAACGCTGATCGGTAAGGAATTCGTAGGCGGCGGACTGGTAACTGTTATGGTAAGAGGAGACGTAGGAGCTGTTAAGGCTGCTACAGATGCCGGTGCAGCAGCAGCGCAGAGAGTTGGCGAGTTGATTTCAGTACATGTAATCCCTAGACCACATGCTGAAGTGGAGACAATTCTGCCAGCAGTAAAAGAAAAATAA